A genome region from Stenotrophomonas maltophilia includes the following:
- a CDS encoding replicative DNA helicase has protein sequence MSARSGFRSNRRERGDGFDRDRDESRIDQLRVPPHSVEAEQAVLGGLMLAPEAYDRVNDQLTEGDFYRRDHQMIYRAIRELSERERPFDAVTLGEWFESQGKLELVGDGAYLIELASTTPSAANIVAYAEIVRDKAVLRQLIQVGTDIVNDGFQPEGRDSSELLASAEKSVFAIAEQGARGRTDFVAMPGALKDAFEELRNRFENGGNITGLPTGYNDFDAMTAGLQPTDLIILAARPAMGKTTFALNIAEYAAIKSKKGVAVFSMEMSASQLAMRLISSNGRINAQRLRTGQLEDEDWSRVTSAIKMLKETKIFIDDTPGVSPEVLRSKCRRLKREHDLGLVVIDYLQLMSVPGNSENRATEISEISRSLKGLAKELHVPVIALSQLNRSLETRTDKRPVMADLRESGAIEQDADMIVFIYRDDYYNKENSPDKGLAEIIIGKHRGGPTGSCKLKFFGEYTRFDNLAHDSVGSFE, from the coding sequence ATGTCCGCTCGTTCCGGCTTCCGTTCCAACCGCAGAGAGCGCGGTGATGGCTTCGATCGCGATCGCGACGAATCGCGTATCGACCAGCTGCGCGTGCCGCCGCATTCGGTGGAAGCCGAGCAGGCGGTGCTGGGGGGCCTGATGCTGGCGCCGGAGGCCTATGATCGGGTCAACGATCAGCTGACCGAGGGTGATTTCTACCGCCGCGACCACCAGATGATCTACCGCGCGATCCGCGAACTGTCCGAGCGCGAGCGGCCGTTCGACGCGGTGACCCTGGGCGAGTGGTTCGAATCGCAGGGCAAGCTGGAGCTGGTGGGCGATGGCGCCTACCTGATCGAGCTGGCGAGCACTACGCCATCGGCGGCCAACATCGTGGCCTATGCCGAGATCGTGCGTGACAAGGCGGTGCTGCGGCAGCTGATCCAGGTCGGCACCGACATCGTCAACGATGGCTTCCAGCCCGAAGGCCGTGACAGCAGCGAGCTTCTGGCATCGGCGGAAAAGAGCGTGTTCGCCATCGCCGAGCAGGGTGCACGCGGACGTACCGACTTCGTGGCCATGCCTGGCGCGCTGAAGGATGCCTTCGAGGAGCTGCGCAACCGCTTCGAGAACGGCGGCAACATCACCGGCCTGCCGACCGGCTACAACGACTTCGATGCGATGACCGCCGGCCTGCAGCCGACCGACCTGATCATCCTCGCCGCGCGCCCGGCCATGGGCAAGACCACGTTCGCACTGAACATCGCCGAGTACGCGGCGATCAAGTCGAAGAAGGGCGTGGCGGTGTTCTCGATGGAAATGTCGGCCTCGCAGCTGGCGATGCGCCTGATCTCCTCCAACGGCCGCATCAACGCGCAGCGCCTGCGTACCGGCCAGCTGGAAGACGAGGACTGGAGCCGCGTCACCAGCGCGATCAAGATGCTGAAGGAAACCAAGATCTTCATCGACGATACGCCAGGCGTGTCGCCGGAAGTGCTGCGTTCCAAGTGCCGCCGCCTCAAGCGCGAGCACGACCTGGGCCTGGTGGTGATCGACTACCTGCAGCTGATGAGCGTGCCGGGCAACAGCGAGAACCGCGCGACGGAAATCTCGGAAATCTCGCGTTCGCTGAAGGGCCTGGCCAAGGAACTGCACGTGCCGGTGATCGCGCTGTCGCAGCTCAACCGCTCGCTGGAAACGCGTACCGACAAGCGCCCGGTGATGGCCGACCTTCGCGAATCGGGCGCAATCGAGCAGGATGCGGACATGATCGTCTTCATCTACCGCGATGATTACTACAACAAGGAAAATTCGCCGGACAAGGGCCTGGCCGAGATTATCATCGGCAAGCACCGTGGTGGCCCGACCGGTTCGTGCAAGCTGAAGTTCTTCGGCGAATACACCCGCTTCGACAACCTGGCCCACGACTCGGTCGGTTCGTTCGAGTAA